A genomic window from Plasmodium reichenowi strain SY57 chromosome 6, whole genome shotgun sequence includes:
- a CDS encoding phosphatidylcholine-sterol acyltransferase, putative, with the protein MSSILLFIIVFQYLLISFSGTSYKRFVADGASIFLRNPYKITLGKSEKRGKVFSEFSEEEDSIVRRDTEEKKKWFGKGHDEYKKVKEKKNVVLEGKQIGKEENNLVEEENDSVGQENHYVEEEDNVGIVKKEKDEKIVVEKEKEIGVIEKEKEIGVIEKEKETGVIEREKETGVIERENISGVEVNNKDSQEDIYNSNVDKNSFADDNNRDDILVRRKKVSNKDSFFMNDIIRGENEDDDDNDNNDDNEEEDEKVTKSLENVKLGELPKLHYIFGTSITDNDDDTEIRNESEIDDIDELDEEEYDWTEHVYNYKPTTYLLPGLGGSTLIAEYKNATIHSCSRYILNSKPFRIWISLSRLLSIQSNIYCTFDTIRLKYDEKKNIYYNQPGVFIDVEKFGNLKGIEYLDYFNNTGIGITKYFNVVGQYFTSHGYVDGESIIGAPYDWRYPLSQQNYKILKEHIEYIYEKRNGTKVNLIGHSLGGLYLNFFLSRIVSKKWKQKHLNKIIFISTPFKGSVKTIRALIQSRKDFISFRITKLIKLSIPESMMKALGNSLGSLFDILPYREYYKRDQVVILINMSNTPIDEDHVQYLVTLCGIYKPECYRNREDVNLKVYTLENWHELLDDKLKAKYENYKLYRERYYNKDHGVPIYCLYSTINKKETEYLLYFETQNTREEPIIYYGTGDGTVGTESLQACSNFYNTVLTHHFSDTSHVGILYTNETAKYIYDIVQSPN; encoded by the coding sequence ATGTCCTCCATATTACTTTTTATCATAGTTTTTCAATATTTGTTAATTTCTTTCTCTGGTACGTCTTACAAAAGGTTTGTAGCAGATGGAGcttcaatttttttaagaaatcCCTACAAAATAACTTTGGGGAAATCAGAGAAAAGAGGAAAAGTTTTTAGCGAGTTTTCGGAGGAGGAAGATTCAATAGTTCGTCGCGACAcagaagaaaaaaaaaagtggTTTGGAAAAGGGCatgatgaatataaaaaggtAAAGGAGAAGAAGAATGTTGTTCTAGAAGGAAAACAAATCGGTAAGGAGGAAAATAATTTGGTTGAAGAAGAAAACGATTCGGTTGGACAAGAAAATCATTATGTTGAGGAAGAAGACAACGTTGGTATTGTAAAAAAGGAGAAAGACGAAAAAATTGTTGTAgagaaagaaaaagaaatagGAGTAattgaaaaagaaaaagaaatagGAGTAattgaaaaagaaaaagaaacaGGAGTAATTGAAAGAGAAAAAGAAACAGGAGTAATTGAAAGAGAAAATATTTCTGGTGTAGaagtaaataataaagatagTCAAGAAGACATTTATAATTCAAATGTAGATAAAAATTCATTCGctgatgataataatagaGATGATATTTTGGTAAGGAGAAAAAAGGTTTCAAATAAAGATAGCTTTTTTATGAATGATATAATACGAGGAGAAAACgaagatgatgatgataatgataataatgatgataatgagGAGGAGGATGAGAAAGTAACTAAAAGTTTGgaaaatgtaaaattaGGTGAATTACCTAAattacattatatttttggAACAAGTATTACagataatgatgatgatacTGAAATTCGTAATGAAAGTGAAATAGATGATATAGATGAATTAGATGAAGAAGAATATGATTGGACCGaacatgtatataattataagcCTACCACTTATTTATTACCTGGTTTAGGAGGGAGTACATTAATAGCAGAATATAAGAATGCAACAATTCATAGTTGTAGtagatatatattgaatTCGAAACCTTTTCGTATTTGGATAAGTTTAAGTAGATTACTTTCTATTCAATcgaatatatattgtacGTTTGATACAATACGtttaaaatatgatgagaaaaagaatatatattataatcaaCCAGGAGTATTTATAGATGTAGAGAAGTTTGGTAATCTTAAGGGTATAGAATATTTGgattattttaataatacaGGTATAGgaataacaaaatattttaatgtGGTTGGACAATATTTTACATCTCATGGATATGTGGATGGAGAAAGTATTATAGGAGCTCCATATGATTGGAGATATCCATTAAGTcaacaaaattataaaattctTAAAGAACatatagaatatatatatgagaAGAGAAATGGTACAAAGGTTAATTTAATAGGTCATAGTTTGGGAggtttatatttaaatttctTCTTAAGTCGTATAGTAAGCAAAAAATGGAAGCAAAAACAtttgaataaaataatatttattagtACCCCTTTTAAAGGATCTGTTAAAACAATTAGGGCATTAATTCAAAGTAGGAAAgattttatatcatttagAATTACAAAGTTGATAAAATTATCTATACCAGAAAGTATGATGAAAGCATTAGGTAATTCATTAGGTTCTTTATTTGACATTTTACCTTATAgagaatattataaaagagATCAAGTTgtgatattaataaatatgagTAATACCCCAATTGATGAAGATCATGTTCAATATCTAGTTACATTATGTGGTATTTATAAACCTGAATGTTATCGTAATAGAGAAGATGTAAATTTAAAAGTTTATACATTAGAAAATTGGCACGAATTATTAGatgataaattaaaagccaaatatgaaaattataaattatatagagaaagatattataataaagacCATGGAGTACctatatattgtttatatagtactattaataaaaaagaaactgaatatttattatattttgaaacACAAAATACACGTGAAGAAcctattatatattatggtACAGGAGATGGTACTGTAGGTACAGAAAGTTTACAAGCATGTAGTAATTTTTACAATACCGTATTAACTCATCACTTTTCTGATACTAGTCACGTTGGAATATTGTATACTAATGAAACAGCTAAGTATATATACGACATTGTACAAAGTccaaattaa
- a CDS encoding DnaJ protein, putative, whose product MINRKFCLLFLAVFFVLTIFKKLLKWEIFIEAWYTQEETDDDYDRMKLYDVLGVDKNASSDDIKKSYRKLSKKYHPDKAKDKNSNNKFSEIAEAYEILGDEEKRKIYDRYGLEAAKNMESNKMDEDPSDHFNIYERFFGAGFKREEEIKKADSLILNIEINLEQLYNGEFFSVMYTRDVKCLRSDDCIERKKECSGKGYKTITQQVAPGFIMQNKIKDDECIDRGKAWNKKCAYCPNGMKEEKTIELTLEIEKGMKNNDKIVFEKKGKQEIGYENGDIIFIVQTKKHKIYERVNNDLHQIYEISLKDALIGFSKNLEHISGKPININKQNVTFHNEVLRVQNKGMPIKNSNKFGDLYIKFLIQFPKQLTDEQKKVLADLL is encoded by the coding sequence ATGATCAATAGaaaattttgtttattatttttggctgtattttttgttttaacgattttcaaaaaattattgaaATGGGAAATATTCATTGAAGCATGGTATACACAGGAAGAAACAGATGACGACTATGATCGCATGAAATTATATGATGTATTAGGCGTTGATAAAAATGCAAGTAgtgatgatataaaaaaatctTATAGAAAgttatcaaaaaaatatcacCCTGATAAAGCTAAAGATAAAAATTccaataataaatttagTGAAATTGCAGAAGCATATGAAATATTAGGTGATGaggaaaaaagaaaaatatatgatcGTTACGGTTTAGAAGCTGCAAAGAATATGGAAAGTAATAAAATGGATGAAGATCCAAGTGATcatttcaatatatatgaacGATTTTTTGGTGCAGGTTTTAAAAgagaagaagaaataaaaaaagcAGATAgtttaatattaaatatagaGATAAATTTAGaacaattatataatggAGAATTTTTCTCTGTTATGTATACAAGAGATGTTAAATGTTTAAGAAGTGATGATTGTATTGAGAGGAAGAAAGAATGTAGTGGAAAAGGTTATAAAACTATTACACAACAAGTAGCACCTGGTTTTATTATGcaaaacaaaattaaagaTGATGAATGTATAGATAGAGGAAAAGCTtggaataaaaaatgtgcTTATTGTCCAAATGGTAtgaaagaagaaaaaacTATTGAACTCACCTTAGAAATTGAAAAAGGAATGAAAAACAATGATAAAATAgtttttgaaaaaaaaggaaaacaAGAAATAGGTTATGAAAATGGAgatatcatatttattgtaCAAACgaaaaaacataaaatatatgaaagaGTAAATAACGATCTTCatcaaatatatgaaatttCTTTGAAAGATGCACTTATAGGTTTCTCAAAAAATTTAGAACATATTAGTGGTAAAcctattaatattaataaacaaaatgtAACCTTTCATAATGAAGTTCTTAGGGTACAAAATAAAGGTATGCCTATTAAAAACTCTAATAAATTTGGAGACCTATATATcaaatttttaattcaaTTTCCTAAACAGTTAACAGATGAACAGAAAAAGGTACTTGCAGATTTGTTATAA
- a CDS encoding nicotinate phosphoribosyltransferase, putative → MQGTRENSKGSHNEESVSSRSGKEQNGQGKSNIIENIKIDKNKKIIYVYDVAITEDELEEFLDNKRKEQKNETCNYKKVCHNYEMNGKNVENNNVVEEKGKLCNSNVDSKCCWIDDNHKVISLMRCQKYIIENRINKDIDIPHNNTINALFMDYYHLVMAYTYFKQNKHEDKSIFEVYFRKCPFNGQFAILAGVYEVIKYINCFRFTKAQLDFIRKKMSSYNDIDSFVQYLEKISGNDVCIYGMEEGSVVFPNEPLMVIEGPLLICQILESVILNLMNYPTLISTNSIMYKFSINNKTLAEFGCRRAQGPDGALSGSKYSFCGCDFTSNVYASYLYDIPILGTMSHSFISSFHNTEKLISNLLDNQDFVSIINKNKNIVHKLYDCTYTNESELIAFSAFAQINPKNFICLIDTYDTLKSGIYNFLIVALSLHEINYKPIGIRIDSGDLRYLTNECKNIFNDISQKLNVPFNQLKICVSNDINQKIINYLNEEQNHIDIFAIGTNLITCQSQPSLGLVYKLVQINNAPCFKMTNENKKSNLPYKKNVYRIYTDQQFATLDYIQLYNEQPPILNEQTISINIHDQWKQTIIIPKKIEQKLCLIWKYGKSLITFKNIYDLKKYTQSEINNFKKEHFKTVSSVPYPVLFSDTYHEVYKDLLIKNSHINQ, encoded by the coding sequence ATGCAAGGAACCAGGGAAAATTCCAAAGGATCACATAATGAAGAAAGTGTTAGTAGTAGGTCAGgaaaagaacaaaatgGACAAGGTAAAAGTAATATAATTGAAAATATCAAaattgataaaaataaaaaaattatttatgtatacGATGTAGCTATCACAGAAGATGAGCTTGAAGAATTTTTAGAtaacaaaagaaaagaacaaaaaaatgaaacgtgtaattataaaaaggtTTGTCATAATTATGAAATGAATGGTAAGAATgttgaaaataataatgtagTGGAAGAGAAGGGAAAATTATGTAATAGCAATGTAGATAGTAAATGTTGTTGGATAGATGATAATCATAAAGTTATATCTTTAATGAGATgtcaaaaatatattattgaaaatcgaataaataaagatatagATATACCACATAATAATACTATTAATGCTTTATTTATGgattattatcatttagTTATGgcatatacatattttaaacaaaataaacatGAAGATAAATCAATATTTGAAGTATATTTTAGGAAGTGTCCATTCAATGGTCAATTTGCTATATTAGCTGGTGTATATGaagtaataaaatatattaattgtTTTCGATTTACCAAAGCTCAATTAGATTTTATAAGAAAGAAGATGTCTTCTTATAATGATATTGATTCTTTTGTACaatatttagaaaaaattaGTGGAAATgatgtatgtatttatgGTATGGAAGAAGGATCTGTTGTTTTTCCTAATGAACCTTTAATGGTTATAGAAGGACCTTTATTAATTTGTCAAATATTAGAAAGTGTTATATTGAATTTAATGAATTATCCAACATTAATATCAACAAACAgtattatgtataaattttctataaataataaaacgTTAGCTGAATTTGGTTGTAGAAGAGCACAAGGTCCTGATGGAGCCTTGAGTGGATCGAAGTATTCATTTTGTGGTTGTGATTTTACATCAAATGTATATGcatcatatttatatgatatacCTATACTTGGTACGATGTCACattcatttatatcatcatttcATAATAcagaaaaattaatatcAAACCTTTTAGATAATCAAGATTTTGTTtctattataaataaaaataaaaatattgttcataaattatatgattgTACATATACAAATGAAAGTGAACTTATTGCTTTTTCAGCTTTTGCACAAATTAATCCTAAgaattttatttgtttaattGACACTTATGATACATTAAAATCAGGAATATATAACTTTTTAATTGTAGCCTTATCATTACATgaaattaattataaacCTATCGGTATAAGAATCGATTCAGGTGATTTACGATATTTAACAAATgaatgtaaaaatatatttaatgacATATcacaaaaattaaatgtaCCTTTTAAtcaattaaaaatatgtgtTAGTAATGACATTaatcaaaaaattattaattatcTTAATGAAGAACAAAATCATATAGATATTTTTGCTATAGGCACCAATTTAATTACATGCCAATCACAGCCATCATTAGGATTAGTATATAAATTagtacaaataaataatgcaccttgttttaaaatgactaatgaaaataaaaaatcaaatttaccatacaaaaaaaatgtatatagaatatataCAGATCAACAATTTGCAACATTGGattatatacaattatataatgaacaACCACCAATTCTAAATGAACAAACTAtatctataaatatacatgaTCAATGGAAACaaactattattattccaAAAAAAATCGAACAAAAATTATGCCTTATATGGAAATATGGAAAATCATTAATaacttttaaaaatatatatgatttgaaaaaatatacgCAAAGTGAAATTAACAATTTTAAAAAGGAACACTTTAAAACTGTTTCATCTGTACCTTATCCAGTGCTCTTTTCAGATACTTATCATGAGGTATATAAGGATCTTCTCATAAAAAATTCTCACATAAATcaataa